The Anaerobiospirillum thomasii genome contains the following window.
CTCCTTTGAGTAAAATTCATGCCGTGCCACTGTATTTAAAAGACTGCCCTGTAATGCAAGCTCATTGTATGTACACTCATAAAAACCCTCGTTATGAGTGTACATATAATAAAGTCTGTCATCTAAGGCACGCCCTTTATTATCTAAAAAGTCTATACCATAGCCTAAAGCCTCAAGCAGAGTAAACTCAAAAGTACGCAGCGTTACAGTAACATCCCTATCAGAGCGTATATTATCAAGAGCCTTTATATATGAGGCAAAAAGACGTGGCGTAGGCTCCTGTACCTTAAAAAGATAGTATAAAAGTTCATTTAAATAGGTTGCACAAAACAGATTGGGCAGTTTTATTTCTCTGTTTTTATCCTTAGCTGTGCAGTCATCAAGATAATACAGATCGCCCCTGCCAGCCTTTAGAGTAAGCTCCAATGGAGTAAAAGGCTGTAACACAGCCTTTTTCCCATTTTTTATGCTTTTGGCGCTTCTGGCTATAGCGCTAATGCGCCCGTGATTTAAGGTAAAAAAATCAATGAGCAGACTGTTTTCTTTATAGATCCTTGAGTGAATAACATACCCAACATCAAGGAAAGATAATGCTGCCATTATCTACCCTCAAAGTCAGCA
Protein-coding sequences here:
- the recO gene encoding DNA repair protein RecO, whose product is MAALSFLDVGYVIHSRIYKENSLLIDFFTLNHGRISAIARSAKSIKNGKKAVLQPFTPLELTLKAGRGDLYYLDDCTAKDKNREIKLPNLFCATYLNELLYYLFKVQEPTPRLFASYIKALDNIRSDRDVTVTLRTFEFTLLEALGYGIDFLDNKGRALDDRLYYMYTHNEGFYECTYNELALQGSLLNTVARHEFYSKESLNLAKQLCSNALKSLLGTKIIKSRIMYQDYLTLAGKQ